A stretch of DNA from Spirosoma endbachense:
TCTACAAGCAATTGTAATACGGATAATTCGCTCGTAGCGGGTGGTGGTAAAAGGGTGATCATTGCCTTGATAATGATCAGTAAAATGGGAACAACGATAGGCAACAGCGAAAGCGTTAAGGTCGGCAATGGACGATCTGCTTTCTCACTAAGGTAGGTGTCGTGGATCGTTTTTAACGTTTCGTCAGTGAGTATTTCGTCAGAAAAGTCAACATATTTTTTCCCAAGCCATTGCCCGTATAGAATGAATGTTATCGTGCAGGGAATAGCCAACAGCATCCCTAACAACATCATGGCGCCTACATCTACATTAAACAACCCGGCTACACCCAATGGGCCGGGTGTTGGCGGTACCATGGTATGAGTAACCACAAGGCCACCGGCCAGTGCAACACCCAGGGTCAATAATGAGCGATTCCCTTTTTTGGATAAGGCTTTGGCGATAGGAAACAGGATGACAAAAGCAGAGTCGGCAAAGATCGGAATGCTGACGAAATAGCCGGTCATGGCCAGAGCCCACTCTTCTTTTCGATTGCCCAGCCACTTGATAAATGAATAGGCGATCTGCTCGGCTGCTCCAGAAACCTCCAGAATTCGTCCCATCATGACACCCAGCCCGATAATGATACCAATTGTGCCGAGGGTGGCCCCAAAGCCTTTGGTAATCGCATCGAGTGTTTCACTTACCGACATCCCTCCGGTTAGCCCGGCTATGCAGGCAGCCATGATCATGGCAATCAGCGGATGCACTTTGGTGCGTAATACCAGAAAAATAAGAACAAAAACGGCAACAGCTAGCCCAACAATGGGAACGGAAAGATGGGACATTTGCCTACACTTTGTTCTGAGCGATGAATTGAGTGATAAACTGATCAAAATGGCCGTCGACCTCGAACCCAAGCGCCAGAGCCCGGGTATTGTCCATTACCGTAGGCCAACTGAGTACGATTGCATTGATAGCCGGATCAGGCTTGAATTGGATCCTGGCCAGCGTTTCTTTGTCCGTAACGCGCTCAAGCGATTCGAGCATCTGTTGTACGGTTACACTAATTCCGGGCAGGTTTACCGTGCGCCATTCCCCAAAGACAGCGCCATCCAGAGATGCTCCTTTGATAATATTCTGAATGATCGTATCGGGGCTCGACACTAAAACTGGAAGCTCAGGCGCTACGGGACAAATAGCCTCTTCACCGTTAATGGGTTCCCGTATGATGCTGCTGACAAACGAGGAAGCGGCCAGATTGGGTCGGCCGGGCCGAACGCAGATGGTTGGTAAACGCAATACCCGCCCGTCCACAAAGTTTTTGCGGGTATAGTCATTGATGAGCAATTCTCCAATGGCTTTTTGGGCACCATAAGACGAATGTGGGGTCACCACGGTTGCTTCATTGACGAGAGCTGGCAACGAACCACCATATACGGCAAGAGAACTGGCAAACACAAACCGAATCCCCTGACGTTGGTGACGGCATGCTTCCAGGAGCTGCCGGGTAATATCGAGATTTACTTTCCAGCCCAGATCGAAGTCCTTTTCTGCATGACTGCTTACCACAGCAGCAAGATGGAAAATGATCCCGGTTTTAGCCGTGATCAGATTTCTGGCCGCATCGCCTTCCGAAAGGTCGGCTTGTTGACAAGTGATCCTGGTGTCGTTGCCAGGATTAGCAGGCATCACTATATCGACCAGAAGTAACTCATCAAAGATGAAAGAACTGCTTAGGAGCGCTTTCGCCAGTCGTTGGCCCAGAAAGCCTGCTCCACCTGTTATAATTAGTTGCATAGATTTAAATCCTTATAAAGTAGGTTTAACCGAAAACCTCCTATTAACTACTGTAAAGTCCGAAATTCAATGCGTCTTTTTCCGCTGAACCAGACGCATAAAAGCCTGAAAAAATGTATGTGTCTGTAAGTCAGAAGATGGATCAGTTACCTCCTGATTATAAAGAGGAGATGCTTGCATCCATTCGTGAAGCATTTAGTTCGAGTGGTAAAACCATTGTGGTGCTCGACGATGATCCTACCGGAACGCAAACGTCTCATGATGTAACCGTGCTTACGTCATGGCGTGCAGGACTGATTGCAGAAGAATTGAAAAAGAAACCGTCTATTTTGTTTATTCTCACCAATTCGCGCAGCTTGCCCGAGTGGGAAGCGGTTGAACTTGCGCAGGAAATTGGCTATAACTTAAAAGCAGCTGTTATCGATAGCGGAAGGGAGATTGTCGTTATCAGCCGAAGTGATTCTACATTGAGAGGCCATTTTCCGGCTGAAGTGAATGCTGTCGCCAGCACGCTGGACATGGCAGAAGCTACAATCGTATTCGTGCCGGCATTTATTGAAGGCGGGCGATTTACGATTGATGATGTTCATTATCTGGTTGAAAATCAGAAGTTGGTGCCCGTGTCGGATACGCCTTTCGCCCGCGATGTAGTGTTTGGATACAAGCACGCTGATTTGAAACTATGGGTTGAAGAAAAAACCAAGGGGCGGGTGAAGGCAGCGGATGTGGGCTCCATATCAATTGACGATATCCGGGTGGGCGGGCCGCAGGTAGTTGGTGAGAAATTGATAGCCTGTGCCAACGGGTCGATTTGTATTGTCAACGCTGCCAGTTACCGGGATCTGGAGGTCGTTGTAATGGGTTTGATATTGGCAGAGAAATCGGGGAAAAAGTTTCTGTACCGCAGTTCGGCAACGTTGGTACCTATCCGGGCTGGTATGGAAAGCGGTAAAATTTTTTCTCCCCCCAAAGAGGGCACAAATTCTGTCAATGGAGCGCTCGTTATGGTAGGATCGCATGTCCCTAAAACAACCAGCCAGCTTAACTGGCTTCTGAAAAATGGCAACTATCAATCCATTGAAGTGAATGTAGCAGAGATACTACAATCAGTTGACCCACTAGTACAGGCAGCTGCAATTAGCCGACAAACGGATGAGTGGCTTTTGGCCGGAAAGAATGTGGTGATTCATACCAGTCGCCAGTTAGCGGTAGGTACTGATTCAGAAAGCAGTTTACGAATCAATGCTTCGGTTTCCGATTTTCTGGTCAATATCATGAAAAGCCTTACGGTCCGGCCGAAATTTATCGTGGCCAAAGGAGGAATTACCTCCAGTGATCTGGCATCCAAAGGGCTTTCTTCAGAAAAAGCGGTGGTGCTTGGGGCTGTGATCCCTGGGGTTCCGGTCTGGCAAATGAATAGGGAGAGCAAATTTCCGGGGATTAAGTATGTCGTTTTCCCTGGTAATGTTGGCGATGAAACCGCGCTGGATGAGGTATGCCGGAAGTTAGCGGGTTAACGTTCATCTGGGACCTTTCTGCCTGAGTAAAAAACAACCCGGTTCTAACGACCGGGCGTTTTGATTTACCCATCTTTGATTTATGCAATTCTAATCGTTATCGCTAGTGGAATTGAGCAAAAGGCACTACCTAAAAGCAGGGCCTTTTGCCATGCAGTATTCTACAAACCAGTACGTTAAAGGTCGAGTTAGGGTTGCGTGGTTAAAAAAAAATAGTTGATATCGATCATTGCACGGGGCGTATTTTCGCATGAACCCAGCAAAAAACACCGACCTCAATGTGGGCCGGTGTTTGTGCAACATAGTTGATTTCTCTCGGCGGCCGTTGATTTGCACCTTATTGATGAATACGTATATAGCTCGCCCGTCGTTGTAAAAAAAATATAGGATAGTAGGTAGTAGTTAAGTCTTTAGTCGTAGGCAGGAAAAAGCAATGATAGGTACAATAAAAACGCCGACTTCATCATGAGTCGGCGTTTCGTTATTCCACCAAGTAAAGAAGCAAATTACTAAAAATAAGCTCAATAACAGTGGGTTAGCCTCTTTTTAATAGCAACTTAATAAGTGATGATCCATTTTTTATCACCTTTGATCGGCCCGTAACTATGCACAGAGTTGTGGCAGGAAATTGAGCGTTTGCGCTCTGAAAAATACAAAAGAAAATGCCTGTTGACCATTGGGGTTCAGGCCTTCAATCGTAGTTAGAGCCGATATTGACAAAGGCATGAATTTAATGCTTTATTAGTTTTATCCTATAAATTTAATAGAGTGAAAAGTCGTTGATAAGCAGTATTTTCTGCATTACCGATCACTCAAACGTATCGATGGTCTTTCGTCAATACATTAATGAGAAATCGTAACTATTTTTTGGAAATGTATTTATAAGGTACTGATTTACAGATTGTTTACCAATAGCTGGTATTTGCTGATTTGTTGCTGAGAATCTGTTACTCTTACCGATTAATAAGAGCCTAAACAAGGGAATTTGCGAAGCGAAACGAATATACCTTAATTTGTTCCCAGTTTTACATAAATCAGTTTACCACATGAAAAAAATTCACTTTTCGATTTTGCTAGTTATAGCCCTTCTGGCGGGCACCCAGTCATTTGCTCAAATGGCGATTGACAAAGGTACTAAGTTCATCAACCTCGGTATTGGCGTAGGTGGCTACGGTTACTACTCAGGTGGCGGTGGTATCGGACTTAATGCCGCTGCCGATTTTGGTGTGGCACCTAATATTACAGTGGGTGGTGTAATTGGTTATAGAAGCTATGGAAGTGTAGGGTCCTACAATTATAATTCATTTGACATTGGTGCTCGGGGTTCTTACCATTTCAACGAACTGCTTAGCCTAAGTACTGACAAAGCTGATTTATACGCTGGCATAGGCCTTTCCTACTTTTCTTTTTCCTATGGTGGTTTTACGGACACTTATGGAACGGTATATGTGCCTATTCACATTGGTGGTCGTTACTTTTTCAGCGAGAAATTAGGTGCTTTTGCTGAACTGGGCTCTAGCCTTGCTACTCTTAAATTAGGGCTTACCCTTAAATTCTAAGGATATTCCTCATTAAGCGAAAAAAGCCGCTCCTGATTCAGGAGCGGCTTTTTTCGTTGAATAGAATTACTTACTGGCGATTTCGCGCAGGCTCTTCACACCCATATTCCAGAGGATGAATGAATAGATGTCGGCCGTGGTCTCAATATTCTTTTTGGTATTGCTGGCACCGTGCCCGGAGTTGGTATCTATCCGGATCAGAACCGGATTCTGGCCTTTATAAACCTCCTGAATGGTGGCTGCATACTTAAACGAGTGTGCTGGTACAACCCGGTCGTCGTGGTCGGCGGTTGTGATGAGGGTAGCAGGATAAGCGACACCCGTTTTCAGATTATGAATTGGTGAGTAGGCGTATAAGGCCTTAAACTCGTCGGCATTATCGCTGCTACCGTAATCGGCAATCCAGTTCCAGCCAATCGTGAATTTGTGGAATCGGAGCATATCCATGACGCCCACCTGTGGAATCGCTACCCGAAATAATTCGGGCCGTTGATTCATAACCGCCCCAACGAGTAGCCCACCGTTTGACCCACCCTGAACTGCCAGTTTAGCCGGGCTGGTGTATTTCTGCGCAATCAGGTATTCGGCGGCTGCAATGAAATCGTCAAATACGTTCTGCTTTTTCAGCTTCATGCCCTGCTCGTGCCATTTCTCGCCATACTCACTACCACCGCGTAAGTTTGCCTGGGCATAAACACCACCCTGCTCCAGAAAGGGAATTCGTAGCGGACTAAATGCCGGGGGCAGGCTGATGTTGAATCCGCCGTAGCCGTACAGGAGAGTTGGGTTCGTGCCATCCAGTTTTAATCCTTTACGGTAGGTCAGGAACATGGGCACTTTTGTGCCGTCTTTACTGGTGTAGAAAACCTGTTTTGTTTCATAGTCGGTTGGCTTAAAATCTACTTCGGGAGCCCGGAAGATCGTGCTTTTACGGGTGGCGATATCGTACCGGTAGATCGTTGGCGGAAATGTAAAAGACGTGAATGTGTAGAACACGAACTTATCGTCTTTCTCGCCACCAAATCCGCCTGCCGAACCGATGGCGGGGAGTTGAATATCGCTTTCCCGCTTTCCTGAATAGTCAAACACCTCTACGTTTGAGGTAACATCCTTCGAGTATTCGACGAACAATTTACCGCCTGCTGCACTGACGCTATTCTCGGCAATGGGTTCTGGTTTCTCGGCAATAAGTGTCGAAAAGGCCTTCTTTTTCGTGTCGTAGGCAATGACTTTACTATTGGGAGCTTTCTCATTGGTCAAAATCAACAGCCGATCCCCATCGTTGTCGACTACGCCATAACTGAAGTCGGTCACATCTTCCACAACAGACGAAAACGATTTCTGATCGGCTTTAGCATCCATAAAAAACAACGCATTGCCGTCTTTTCCCTTGCCTCGATCACTCACACTGAGCAACAGGAACCGCTCGTCGTCGGTGGTACTGGCAATGTGGAATCGCTGAGGATGCTGAGGATCTTCATAAACCAACCGATCGGCGCTTTGGGGCGTGTTTAGTTTATGATAGAAAACCTGGTGATTTTCGTTCTTGGCGGCCAGTGCACTGCCTTCGGGTTTTGGGTAGCGACTGTAATAAAATCCGTCACCCTGCCAGGCTGTGCCCGACACTTTTACCCATTCGATTTTATCCGACAGGTATTGCTTGGTAGCCAGTTCCATAACCTGGTATTCCTGCCAGTCGGAACCTCCCTTGGAGAGGCCAACTACGGCGTATTTACCATCTTTCGAGAGCGAAAATGCACCTAGTCGTGTGGTGCCGTCGGCCGAAAGTTTGTTAGGATCGATTACTAATTCCGGTTTTCCGTCAAGACCTTTCTGTCGATACAGAACTGCCTGATTTTGAAGGCCATCGTTCTTCGAAAAATAGAACCATTCGCCCTTACGGCTTGGCGCAGAGTATTTTGGATAGTTATAAATCTGCTCAAGTCGGTTTTGAAGTTGCTGTCTGTACGGAATTTGCGACAAATAGTCGAACGTAACTTTATTTTCGGCTTTTACCCATTCGGCAGTTTCGGCAGAGCGATCGTCTTCGAGCCAGCGGTAAGGGTCGGCAACAGTAGTGCCGTGGTAGGTGTCGGTCTGATCGGTTCTTCGGGCTTTAGGGTAAGCCAAAGATTCATTGGTGTTGTGGCTTCCTGACTGAGCCAGAGCCGCAGAAGAGCTAAGCATAATCGATAAGCGAATGAGGTGAATACAACGCATGGGTTATGGGTAGTTGATGAATTTTTAACGGCAACTTCCTACGAATAACGGTTCGGAATAGCGAAAATACAAGGGACAGTCCTGTTATCAACAAGACTAGTAAGCCCAATCGGTTTTTTAGACGACTATGGAGTTGGCCAACCAGGAAGGAGCGTATGGTTAAATCAGTCTAAACTACCAAATCGCTTGGAAAATAGGTAAATACTTAACTCATTTACAGTTGCTTATCTTAACCTCTTTATTATTAATGATTCGACAGGTACTTCATAGTGCCGCTTATCTGGTGCTCCTTTGGAGTATATTAAGTCAGTATGGCTGGGCGCAGATAAATTATCTGGCCAAACCAACCACGCCGAACTTTCAGATTGATCATATCAGCGTTAATGACGGACTAACGCAGGGCTCCGTCTATTACATGCTGAAAGACAGCCGTAGCTTCCTGTGGTTTGGGACGCAGGATGGACTTAATCGCTACGATGGTCATCAATTTCGCACCTATCGCCCTTTAGTAGGTGAGCGGGGAGTCCCTCGCTCTGGCGCAATTCGGGGCGTCAATATTTTTGGTATTATCGAAGACCCTGATGGTAATTTATGGGTTGGTACCGAAGAAGGATTGAACCGGTATGACCGTCAGCGTGATCGCTTCGACTGCTTTTTGGCAACCGATGCCCAGCACCAGCCAATAAATAGCCGTACACTGCCTTTTTTTGTCGATAAAACCGAACTGCTTTACCTGAGTGATGCCGAAGGTTTAGTGCGATTCGACTACCGGAATCGCCGAAAGACAATTCTGGCATCAACCATTCACCCAACTAAAGAATATGACCTTCCGAGCTCGACTGTACGCACCCCGGCGGGTGATGTGTGGCTCCATGCTCCACAAGGCCTGATACGGTATAATCTCCATGATCGAACATTTTCCCACTATTTTACTAGCCGGCCCGACAATCAGTTTGGCTCTCCGCAAACTGTTTTTTCCTTTTTTATTGATCTTGACAACGTTGCCTGGATTGGGACAAATACGGGATTGATTCGATTCGATTATCGGCATCAAACGGCGCTGGTATACGATCGTTTTGGCAACCAGCCCCTCAGCGCCGTCTATAGTATTGCTCCCGGTCAGCTTGGCCGTCTCTGGCTGGGCACGCAACGCAATGGGGTATTGTATTTCGATAAACGGTCGCGGTTGTTTGGTCAGGTCAACGATGTGACGGGCAATACCCGACAACTGAGCGAGTTTGAGATTCGTAAAGTTTATTCGGATAATCTGGGCATAATCTGGGCTAATGTCGATCCGGACGGACTGACCCGTATCATACCCAATGCTTTTTTGTTTGGGGGCATGAGCAAACGCCAGTCGACAGATAATATGCCTGCTGAATTAAAGTTAAGCAACTACACGGTTCGGGGCTTTATGGAAGAGCGTTTTGATCGACTCTGGATCTCAACGGAAGAAGGAATTAACGTACTTGATCCACGGACAAATCATGTAGTTAAACGCTATTTCACCGATGCAAGCGAGTACAATTTGCCAACGCATAAGCTCGTGCGATGCATGTATCGTGACCCAAAACGGCGTATATGGGTTGGTATAAAGGGGGGAGTTATGGCGTTTCATCCGGAAACTGATCGTTTCGAGCCAATTTTATTTCAACCCTCAGCTAGTCAGGTAACCGACAATTATGTTCGAAATCTGGCGAGTATTAACGACAGCACGCTTGTTGCTGCCACCGAAGATGGTCTATATACCCTCAATATTGTCCGCCGTAGCTGGTCAAAACTTCCTGATCTTGCTGGCGAGAACATTTTTAACCTCTGGTATGATACTGCAACCCGCCAGTTATGGGTAGGTACTTACCTGAACGGGTATTACTGGTATCAGCTGCCAGAGCATCAACTGTCGCCCTGGAAACTCATTCGATCGGGCTTAAAAGGGAGTATGGTTCTGCATTTTCGTTCCGATACACTGCGCCAGACCATGTGGCTCTCTACCGATCGGGGGCTGGCTGCTTTGAAGCCTGAAACGGGTAAACTTAAGCTATATTCAGACCAGCAGGGATTAGCCAATTCGTTTGTTTATGGCTCGCTGGCCGATGTTAATAATGTTATCTGGCTGAGTACGAACCGGGGTCTTTCGCGGCTTGATCCGTCTACAGGAGCCATCAAAAATTTTACATTAAGTGATGGTTTACAGGGCAATGAATTTAACGGCAATGCCTTTATCCGACTGGCTAGCGGAGAATTGTTTTTTGGGGGTGTAGAAGGGTTTAATCGGTTTCGTCCCGATATGTACCGCAATTCGTCGTTCAGCCCGAATGTCCATATTTACTCGTTCAATGTTAATGAAGATTCGTTGCTTTCGGATCGTTATGTTGGTGAAATTGACCGGATTGAACTAGCGCACGATCAGAACACCCTATCGATGGAGTTTGCTGCTTTGGACTACTTTAGTAATGGCCATAATTCGTACCAGTACCAGTTAATGAACTATGATGAGCAATGGGTATCAGCGGGCGAAAAAAACTACGTTCGCTATGCCAATCTGCCATCGGGCGACTATATTTTTCAGGTTAAAGCCGCCAATCGGGATGGGCACTGGAGTAGCCGGATTAAAAAACTGGCGATTCATATTCAGCCGCCGTTCTGGAAAACACCCGCGTTCTACATACTGATTGCATTAGTGCTTGTCCTGGTAACCTTTGGCTGGATTCGACAGCGTGAAAATGTCATACGCCAACAGGAGACGGATCGGTTGCGGCTGGCGTATGACATTCAGGAGCAGGTTAAGAAAGACATTGCCCGTGATCTGCACGATGAGATTGGAACCCGGCTTGCCACTCTAAAACTCTACACAACCCGGTTGATCCAGTACATCAATGAAGCCTCCGTTGAAACAACTCAATCGGCAACGCACGCGAATGTTGTGAATACCGCAGGCGTGCAGGTTCTGAAGAACAATATTTTTACGCTGATTAACAGTACGATAAGTGATGTACGTAATCTGCTTCGGAAACTAAACCCGCAAACACTGGAGCGATATGGTTACGTAGCTGCTGTAGAGGAACTGTTCTCGCGTATTAACGCAACGGGCACAATCGCAATGCACCTGATTTTGACGAATGCCCCCGGTGAGTCGGCCGCAGACGGAGCAGAGTTAACTGATAATCCGGCAAACCCGGATTTACGAACAATGGCCCGCCTTCCGGTGGATATCGAGGTGATGTTATACCGAATTACTCAGGAGCTGGTGAGCAATTCGCTTAAACATGCAAACGCACACCAGATCGATCTATTTATTCAGGGCCAGAAGGATCGACTATTCCTGATCTATTCCGATGATGGACAAGGGTTTGATTATGACCAGATAAAGCGCAGTGGGCCTGGACTTGGACTAGGTAGTATAGAATCGAGGGTCGCTATTTTGAACGGAAAAATCCTTTGGCAAACACAACCTGGGAAGGGTGTAAGTGCGCATATAGATATACCTACGGGCCCCGTTGCGAAGCGGTGGTTTTCTTAGATATTGACGTGTTTTCAGGTGATTGTCTAAGTACCGTAAACGGACCATTCTGCTTATATCAATAACCGTTATCAACTTTCTACCTATTTTCGCAGGAGCATACACAATTATTCATGTCCACATTTACAAAATGGGTCTTACTGTTTATTGGATGGCCCTTTTTTGCTTTTGCCCAATTACAGATTACACACCCAATGTCGCGGCTCGTCGTTCAGCGCGGGAGCGATGGCAATGGGCGACTGTATTTGTCAGGGCGACTGAGCAGTGCCGTCGATCGGGTAGAGGCTTCACTAACGCCCGTTTCGGCTGGACAGGGAAATGCTACGGGCTGGCAGGTGGTTCAAACAAATCCCACAAATAATGTTTTTCTGGGCTATGTCACAGGTTCAGGCGGGTGGTATATCCTGACCGTACGAACCCTGATTGGGAATACCGTCATCGCAGAGGGAACCGTACAACCTGTTGGTATTGGTGAAGTGTTCGTTACGGCCGGACAGTCAAACTCGCGGGGCCTGGGCATTGGCGATAATGACCTTGGAGCCATTACTGACCGGGTTAGCGCCATTGATTCGATCAACCACTCTTATCCGCCCGGTGCGCAGGCGCTTGTTTCGTCCGGTGATCCAATGCCAGTGCCCGTATTCAAGCCGTTGACCGCTGGCCGGAAAATTTTCCCTATGGCCGAAAGTTCATGGGGATGGGGCGAATTAGGCGACTACATCGTGAATCGATACAATGTGCCGGTGGCGTTTTATGTAGCCGGGTGGGATGGGTCGACGGCCGAAAACTGGTACAACACGGCGAATGGCATTCCAACCTGTAATCGCTATTTCTGCGCCGAAAACTGGCCTAACCTGCAACCCTATACCAACCTTAAGAATGTACTTCATTACTACAATTCCATTGCAGGCATTCGGGCTGTATTATGGCATCAGGGTGAAGCCGAATACAGCTTTCCCGATGGAACGACGAGTATTCCGCAATACTATGATCGATTAGTGGGGGTTATTCAGAAATCAAGGCAGGATTTTGGAGGGCGTAATGTGCCCTGGATGGTGGCCCGTGCTTCATTCGATGGTACGGAATTTCGCCCTGCTGTTGTTACCGAACAGCAGCGAGTTATTGATACGCCGGGCCTGAATGTCTATCAAGGCCCATATAACGATACGATTGTCAATCGCAATGCCGGAAATACAGATGTACATTTTAAAAATAGCTCCCGCCCGGCAACGCATCCGCGCTATTACTTGAATCCGGCCTCTATTCCGGCCGAGATGGGTCTTTCCCGGTTTGCCCGTAACTGGAATAATAGCCTTAGTAACAGCTTTTTTCAAAACACTCAGCCGGTAACGCCGACTCAATTCGCCGTTACCGGAACCGTAGCGGACTATATCCGCCCCGGCGACAGTCTGTATGTGCCTTTCTCAACGCTCGGTTCGTTTGCGGGCGATAACCAATGGCAGGTGCAATTGCTCGATTCGCTTGGCCGTTACTGGTCTACACTAGGCAGTGGTTCGGCAAGTCCAATTAAACTGAAAATTCCGGATACGCTTCGGCTGGGAAGCCTCTTTCAGCTTCGGGTTGTAGCCACATCGCCATTCCTGCCAGCCGTACCCTCCAATTTATTCAGGACGAGTCCTACGGCTAGTCAGGCAGATGTTAGTCTGGCAATGGGGATCAGTCAACGACTGCCTGATCTGAACGGCCCCGTTACAATAAGTCTTTTTGTCCAAAACAACGGGCCCGGACAGGCACGAAACGTTGTGATTCGGGACCGCTTACCCGATAATCTTGCCTTTATTTCATCGACAGGCTTAACAGTCAATAATAATGTGTTGACCAGTAACGCCATGGATATTAGTCCGGGTACAACGCAGGTTATAAGTTTTGTCGCTCAGCCGACGGCTGGTGGCACATACAGTAATGCTGCGGAAATCGCACAGATGCTCTCAACCGACCCCGATAGTCAGGCTAATTCTGGCACGGGAGATGGTCAGGATGATATGGCTATGCTGGATTTTCGCACCAAACAGGGCGGTTCTGGTTTATTTGTTTCGCCCAATCCCAATCAGGTTCCATTGCCTACAGTTGTCAGTAACCAGCCCATTCCTGATCCAGCTAAAATAGACATTAGCCTGAACATATCAGTTGATAATCGTGTACCCCGCCTGAATGATGTTATCACGTATTCATTGACTATTTCGAATGCGGGTGGTGCTAATGCGGCTATGTTGTTTGTTATAGCCTACCTGCCCAGCGGGCAGGTTTTTGAGTCAAGTAGTGATCTGGCATTAAGCAGCAATGGCGTGGCCGGCAGCATCAGCAATCTGGCGGCTGCTACCAGCAGAACGCTACAGTTCAAAGCCAGAATTACAGCCGCGGGCACTGGAGTTTGTACTGCACAAATTTTAGCCGCCAGCCAGCCTGATCCCGACTCTGTACCTGGTAACGGAACGAGTAATGGCGAAGATGATACCGCTCAGGTAGACGTGCGCGTGAAGTAAGCAAATCGATTTTCTTCCAGATTCAACGAGCTTAATTGGCGATTTTTACGAACGGTTTAGGCTGTATCTTCGTTAAAACTGTATCTATCCGTGATTTTCGTACGCTCTATGCCCAAGTCTCTTCATTATAGGTGGTGAGGATTTGGGGTCTTTTGTCTTTTATTGAAACTAGACAGGGTTAGTCGGTAAATAGCTCGTTCGCATACAATTTGCCCGTAAATCGAAGATGAAAAGTCAGTGGATTATTCTGGGTACCGTCGGCATCGCTGTAGCGTTTATGCTCTCGTCGTTTCCCGGTATTTTTGAGGAACGGGTCGATTATAACACGCAGATTAAACCACTGCTGAACAAAAATTGCATCGTTTGCCACGGCGGTGTTAAAAAAGCGTCGGGATTCTCTCTGTTATTTAAGCATGAAGCCCTGGCACCC
This window harbors:
- a CDS encoding sensor histidine kinase codes for the protein MIRQVLHSAAYLVLLWSILSQYGWAQINYLAKPTTPNFQIDHISVNDGLTQGSVYYMLKDSRSFLWFGTQDGLNRYDGHQFRTYRPLVGERGVPRSGAIRGVNIFGIIEDPDGNLWVGTEEGLNRYDRQRDRFDCFLATDAQHQPINSRTLPFFVDKTELLYLSDAEGLVRFDYRNRRKTILASTIHPTKEYDLPSSTVRTPAGDVWLHAPQGLIRYNLHDRTFSHYFTSRPDNQFGSPQTVFSFFIDLDNVAWIGTNTGLIRFDYRHQTALVYDRFGNQPLSAVYSIAPGQLGRLWLGTQRNGVLYFDKRSRLFGQVNDVTGNTRQLSEFEIRKVYSDNLGIIWANVDPDGLTRIIPNAFLFGGMSKRQSTDNMPAELKLSNYTVRGFMEERFDRLWISTEEGINVLDPRTNHVVKRYFTDASEYNLPTHKLVRCMYRDPKRRIWVGIKGGVMAFHPETDRFEPILFQPSASQVTDNYVRNLASINDSTLVAATEDGLYTLNIVRRSWSKLPDLAGENIFNLWYDTATRQLWVGTYLNGYYWYQLPEHQLSPWKLIRSGLKGSMVLHFRSDTLRQTMWLSTDRGLAALKPETGKLKLYSDQQGLANSFVYGSLADVNNVIWLSTNRGLSRLDPSTGAIKNFTLSDGLQGNEFNGNAFIRLASGELFFGGVEGFNRFRPDMYRNSSFSPNVHIYSFNVNEDSLLSDRYVGEIDRIELAHDQNTLSMEFAALDYFSNGHNSYQYQLMNYDEQWVSAGEKNYVRYANLPSGDYIFQVKAANRDGHWSSRIKKLAIHIQPPFWKTPAFYILIALVLVLVTFGWIRQRENVIRQQETDRLRLAYDIQEQVKKDIARDLHDEIGTRLATLKLYTTRLIQYINEASVETTQSATHANVVNTAGVQVLKNNIFTLINSTISDVRNLLRKLNPQTLERYGYVAAVEELFSRINATGTIAMHLILTNAPGESAADGAELTDNPANPDLRTMARLPVDIEVMLYRITQELVSNSLKHANAHQIDLFIQGQKDRLFLIYSDDGQGFDYDQIKRSGPGLGLGSIESRVAILNGKILWQTQPGKGVSAHIDIPTGPVAKRWFS
- a CDS encoding sialate O-acetylesterase, with amino-acid sequence MSTFTKWVLLFIGWPFFAFAQLQITHPMSRLVVQRGSDGNGRLYLSGRLSSAVDRVEASLTPVSAGQGNATGWQVVQTNPTNNVFLGYVTGSGGWYILTVRTLIGNTVIAEGTVQPVGIGEVFVTAGQSNSRGLGIGDNDLGAITDRVSAIDSINHSYPPGAQALVSSGDPMPVPVFKPLTAGRKIFPMAESSWGWGELGDYIVNRYNVPVAFYVAGWDGSTAENWYNTANGIPTCNRYFCAENWPNLQPYTNLKNVLHYYNSIAGIRAVLWHQGEAEYSFPDGTTSIPQYYDRLVGVIQKSRQDFGGRNVPWMVARASFDGTEFRPAVVTEQQRVIDTPGLNVYQGPYNDTIVNRNAGNTDVHFKNSSRPATHPRYYLNPASIPAEMGLSRFARNWNNSLSNSFFQNTQPVTPTQFAVTGTVADYIRPGDSLYVPFSTLGSFAGDNQWQVQLLDSLGRYWSTLGSGSASPIKLKIPDTLRLGSLFQLRVVATSPFLPAVPSNLFRTSPTASQADVSLAMGISQRLPDLNGPVTISLFVQNNGPGQARNVVIRDRLPDNLAFISSTGLTVNNNVLTSNAMDISPGTTQVISFVAQPTAGGTYSNAAEIAQMLSTDPDSQANSGTGDGQDDMAMLDFRTKQGGSGLFVSPNPNQVPLPTVVSNQPIPDPAKIDISLNISVDNRVPRLNDVITYSLTISNAGGANAAMLFVIAYLPSGQVFESSSDLALSSNGVAGSISNLAAATSRTLQFKARITAAGTGVCTAQILAASQPDPDSVPGNGTSNGEDDTAQVDVRVK